The following coding sequences are from one Triticum dicoccoides isolate Atlit2015 ecotype Zavitan chromosome 4A, WEW_v2.0, whole genome shotgun sequence window:
- the LOC119289925 gene encoding haloacid dehalogenase-like hydrolase domain-containing protein Sgpp, with protein sequence MERLEPVKGLSKVVQWVKDHRYKHDAVTNAPRINAELMIKLLGLSDFVQAVIVGGECEKPKPAPFLYLKALKELEVSATHTFIFKDSASGTRAGVAAGMPVIAVLTRNPEKSLQEARVASIISDYEDQKLWNALEEIDREEAKLKNGGA encoded by the exons ATGGAGCGCTTAGAGCCCGTAAAAGGCCTTAGCAAGGTGGTTCAGTGGGTGAAAGATCATAGATACAAGCATGATGCTGTAACCAATGCCCCGAGGATCAATGCAGAGCTCATGATCAAACTTCTTGGTCTATCAGACTTCGTCCAGGCAGTGATAGTTGGAGGTGAATGCGAGAAGCCAAAGCCCGCACCCTTCCTGTACCTAAAGGCTCTCAAGGAGCTCGAAGTATCTGCAACACACACCTTTATCTTCAAG GATTCTGCCTCAGGGACACGTGCGGGCGTTGCTGCAGGGATGCCCGTCATTGCCGTGTTGACGAGGAACCCGGAGAAGTCCCTACAGGAAGCCCGGGTCGCATCGATCATCAGTGACTATGAAGACCAAAAGCTGTGGAATGCGCTCGAAGAGATTGACAGGGAGGAAGCGAAGCTAAAGAATGGTGGAGCGTGA